A window of uncultured Litoreibacter sp. contains these coding sequences:
- the mscL gene encoding large conductance mechanosensitive channel protein MscL, whose translation MLSEFKDFIAKGNVMDMAVGIIIGAAFTAIVTSLVGDLINPIIGLVSGGVDFTNKYITLAGEVAAGTSLEAAREAGANVFAWGAFVMAVINFLIIAWVVFMLVRYVNKVKAAAEGPAEEAVEEEAGPSELDVLLEIRDSLAKG comes from the coding sequence ATGTTAAGCGAATTCAAAGACTTCATCGCCAAGGGCAATGTTATGGACATGGCCGTTGGTATCATCATCGGGGCGGCGTTCACGGCCATCGTGACCTCGTTGGTCGGCGACCTGATCAACCCGATCATCGGGCTTGTGTCCGGCGGCGTCGACTTCACGAACAAATATATCACATTGGCGGGTGAAGTGGCCGCAGGCACTTCGCTGGAAGCCGCACGCGAAGCCGGTGCCAACGTCTTTGCCTGGGGCGCCTTTGTTATGGCCGTCATCAACTTCCTGATCATCGCATGGGTCGTTTTCATGCTGGTGCGCTATGTCAACAAGGTCAAAGCCGCCGCCGAAGGCCCTGCGGAAGAGGCCGTGGAAGAAGAGGCCGGCCCATCCGAATTGGATGTTTTGCTGGAAATTCGGGACTCTTTGGCCAAAGGTTGA
- a CDS encoding N-acetylmuramidase domain-containing protein produces the protein MAFEPAVMDAINKKADDLGWPARAFAAVVEVESGGKAFSTVNGKRLPLILYEYHVFYRNLPRHQRDEAVDRGLAAPRWGQIPYKKTQSARYAQLDRAKSINSEAAYMACSWGVGQVLGENASWLGFGSARELAETAMSGIEGQLELMVRFIKKRGLVDELKARDWRGFARIYNGSGQVDHYSRLMARAYKRLGGAMPAGSDLEDDVILRLGSKGDAVSGLQQNLRRLGYHLIIDGDFGPATKTQVIAFQRDNGLVPDGIAGPSTLARFEALLGRDVISEL, from the coding sequence ATGGCATTTGAACCCGCTGTTATGGACGCAATCAACAAAAAGGCAGATGACCTAGGCTGGCCTGCCCGCGCATTCGCGGCCGTCGTCGAGGTTGAAAGTGGCGGCAAAGCCTTCAGCACCGTGAATGGCAAACGACTGCCGCTGATCCTGTACGAATACCACGTCTTTTACCGCAATCTGCCACGCCATCAGCGAGACGAGGCGGTTGACCGCGGGCTGGCCGCCCCGCGCTGGGGCCAAATCCCGTACAAGAAAACCCAATCCGCGCGATACGCGCAGCTCGACCGGGCGAAATCAATCAACAGCGAGGCGGCCTATATGGCGTGCTCTTGGGGTGTCGGCCAAGTTCTGGGGGAGAATGCGTCCTGGCTGGGGTTCGGCTCTGCCAGGGAATTGGCGGAAACCGCCATGTCCGGCATTGAAGGCCAGCTTGAGTTGATGGTGCGTTTCATCAAGAAGCGCGGGCTGGTGGACGAACTCAAGGCGCGCGACTGGCGCGGCTTTGCCCGGATCTACAACGGCTCTGGGCAGGTGGATCACTATTCACGGCTGATGGCGCGCGCCTACAAGCGGCTGGGCGGCGCGATGCCCGCGGGCAGCGACCTGGAGGACGACGTGATCCTGCGGCTCGGCTCAAAGGGGGACGCGGTGTCCGGCTTGCAGCAGAACCTACGACGGCTGGGATACCACCTGATCATCGACGGCGACTTTGGGCCCGCGACCAAAACCCAAGTCATCGCCTTTCAGCGTGACAACGGGCTGGTCCCGGACGGGATCGCCGGGCCCAGCACTCTGGCGCGGTTTGAGGCGCTGCTGGGCCGCGACGTGATTTCCGAGCTTT